The proteins below are encoded in one region of Legionella antarctica:
- a CDS encoding DUF2802 domain-containing protein, which yields MINIILSFNLIIFLFLGNFLLNQRKQLSAQQEKLDSLDQLTTQILKDHPVLINADLLFSKQLREINKQLISMDNQLQDLENKRDNDGGYQHALRILEMGGDQEEIVASCHLSNAEAELLINLHAYRTALKAT from the coding sequence ATGATAAATATCATCCTGAGTTTTAATTTAATTATCTTTTTGTTTCTAGGTAATTTCTTATTAAACCAACGTAAACAACTATCTGCACAGCAGGAAAAATTAGATTCTCTGGATCAATTAACGACTCAAATACTTAAAGATCATCCTGTATTAATTAATGCTGACTTGTTATTTTCCAAACAATTAAGAGAAATAAATAAACAATTAATCAGTATGGATAACCAATTACAGGATTTAGAAAATAAAAGAGATAATGATGGTGGTTATCAACATGCTTTAAGAATTTTGGAAATGGGAGGCGATCAGGAGGAAATCGTTGCCAGTTGTCACTTATCTAATGCCGAAGCAGAATTGTTAATAAATTTGCATGCTTATCGAACTGCGTTAAAGGCCACTTAG
- the flhA gene encoding flagellar biosynthesis protein FlhA — MIAALHYIQFWMRQGLGTPLMLVIMLSMMMLPLPTFLLDVFFTFNIALSLVVLLAVIYSERPLDFAVFPTVILLATLLRLALNVASTRVVLLNGHNGTDAAGQVIQSFGEVVIGGNYTVGLVVFIILVVINFVVVTKGAGRVSEVSARFTLDSLPGKQMAIDADLNAGLINQEQAIKRRTDVAQEADFYGSMDGASKFVRGDAVAGILVLVINIVGGLIIGVLQHGMSLTDALHNYILLTIGDGLVAQVPSIVLSTAAAIIVTRVSSAQNMGKEVLSQVFANPRSLIIASAIIGLIGIIPGMPHIAFILLAAGLAGIAYLFIKQAKEKKDLQINKENELTQMKDPVASELSWDDVNPVDVISLEVGYRLIPLVDSAQGGVLLSRIKGVRKKTSQELGFLIPSVHIRDNLDLKPDHYRISLAGVVMGESAIHPDKWLAINPGQVFGALEGIPGRDPAFGMEAVWINENQKEQAHTLGYTVVDASTVVATHLSQIVDLNSQQLLGYEETQQLLDKLAVNSPKLVKELVPEGLSLGMVSKVLQGLLIERIPLTDIRTIVETLAENAPKSKDSEFLISQVRIALSRLITQKISGLDEELPIITLKPELEQLLQSTIQNSGTGGVSFEPGMADKIQNSLAQFAAQQQAKQESSVLVVQPAIRSVLARFVRNISNDFHVLSYQEIPDNKQIRIIGTVG; from the coding sequence ATGATAGCCGCCTTGCATTATATACAATTTTGGATGCGTCAGGGATTAGGTACTCCGTTGATGTTGGTCATCATGCTCAGTATGATGATGCTGCCTTTGCCTACGTTCTTATTGGATGTATTTTTTACGTTTAATATTGCGCTATCTTTGGTGGTGTTATTAGCGGTAATTTATAGCGAAAGACCTTTGGATTTTGCGGTATTCCCTACAGTTATTTTGCTCGCCACCTTATTAAGATTGGCACTTAACGTTGCTTCCACGCGAGTTGTATTATTAAACGGTCATAATGGGACTGATGCTGCTGGCCAGGTAATTCAGTCATTTGGTGAAGTAGTCATTGGTGGAAATTACACCGTAGGACTGGTTGTTTTCATTATCCTGGTAGTGATTAATTTTGTGGTTGTTACCAAGGGAGCTGGACGAGTATCTGAGGTAAGTGCACGCTTTACCCTTGATTCTTTACCTGGAAAACAAATGGCTATTGATGCCGATCTCAATGCTGGCTTAATCAATCAGGAGCAAGCAATTAAGCGTCGAACCGATGTAGCTCAGGAAGCAGATTTTTACGGTTCTATGGATGGTGCAAGCAAGTTTGTACGCGGTGATGCAGTTGCGGGCATATTAGTGCTGGTGATCAATATTGTTGGTGGGTTGATTATTGGTGTGCTGCAGCATGGAATGAGTTTAACGGATGCATTGCATAATTATATTTTATTAACTATTGGTGATGGTTTGGTGGCCCAGGTTCCATCTATAGTTTTATCTACAGCTGCTGCAATTATTGTTACTCGAGTGTCCAGCGCTCAAAATATGGGGAAAGAGGTTCTATCACAGGTTTTTGCAAATCCCCGTTCACTGATTATTGCATCAGCTATTATTGGCCTGATAGGTATTATTCCAGGTATGCCACATATTGCATTTATTTTATTAGCCGCCGGTTTAGCGGGAATAGCTTATTTATTTATCAAACAAGCCAAAGAAAAAAAAGATTTGCAGATTAATAAAGAAAATGAGCTTACTCAAATGAAAGATCCTGTTGCCTCAGAATTATCATGGGATGATGTTAACCCTGTTGATGTAATTAGTTTAGAGGTAGGTTACCGTTTAATTCCTTTAGTTGATAGTGCGCAAGGGGGCGTATTACTTTCTCGAATAAAAGGAGTTCGTAAGAAAACATCACAAGAGCTGGGGTTTTTAATCCCTTCTGTTCATATTCGTGACAATTTGGATTTAAAACCTGATCATTACCGGATTAGTTTAGCGGGTGTGGTTATGGGGGAATCAGCAATACATCCTGATAAATGGTTGGCAATCAATCCGGGACAGGTTTTTGGCGCTCTTGAAGGGATACCTGGAAGAGATCCTGCTTTTGGGATGGAGGCAGTTTGGATTAATGAAAATCAAAAAGAACAGGCTCATACTTTAGGTTATACCGTAGTAGATGCGTCTACAGTTGTTGCAACGCATTTAAGCCAAATAGTAGATTTGAATAGTCAACAATTATTAGGATATGAAGAAACACAACAACTTTTAGATAAGTTGGCAGTAAATTCGCCTAAACTGGTAAAAGAATTAGTGCCTGAAGGGCTTTCTTTGGGTATGGTAAGTAAAGTATTGCAAGGGTTATTAATAGAACGTATTCCTTTGACCGATATTAGAACAATAGTCGAAACTTTGGCGGAGAATGCGCCAAAATCCAAAGACAGCGAGTTTTTAATTAGTCAGGTACGAATTGCATTATCAAGGTTAATTACCCAGAAAATCAGTGGATTAGACGAAGAACTACCAATTATTACTTTAAAACCGGAGTTGGAACAATTATTGCAGAGTACTATTCAGAATAGCGGAACGGGTGGTGTCAGCTTTGAGCCAGGTATGGCAGATAAAATACAAAACTCTTTGGCACAGTTTGCTGCTCAGCAGCAAGCAAAACAAGAAAGCTCAGTGTTAGTAGTACAACCAGCGATACGTTCTGTTTTGGCACGATTTGTGCGTAATATATCCAATGACTTCCATGTATTGTCTTACCAGGAAATTCCTGATAACAAACAGATAAGAATAATTGGTACCGTAGGATAG
- the lysS gene encoding lysine--tRNA ligase, whose translation MTEEHLDEHIDESEVYQIRKKKLADLRNGGFNFPNQFHREHLADELMKKYSDLEKEPLAQQQVKAAVAGRIVLRRIMGKASFFHIQDVSGRMQIYIRANDLPELYEQFKHWDLGDIVGVKGELFKTNTGELTINAEQIELLTKSLRPLPDKFHGLADQEMKYRKRYVDLIANEDSRKTFLIRSRLIQAVRQFMDRNYYLEVETPMMHPIPGGAVARPFVTHHNTLDMTMYLRIAPELYLKRLVVGGFERVYEINRNFRNEGISTRHNPEFTMIEFYQAYADYEDLMTLTEQLLQYLCDTVLGNRQVEYQGQAIDFDQPFARMSVKEAILKHHPKINAQQLESIDGCRTLLNDLNLSYKESDGLGKLQMIAFEETVEHQLFQPTFITAYPTEISPLARRSNLDPEVTDRFEFFIAGREIANGFSELNDAEDQAERFHKQVAEKDAGDLEAMHFDSDYIEALEYGMPPTAGEGIGVDRLVMLFTDSQSIRDVILFPHLRQ comes from the coding sequence ATGACTGAAGAACATTTAGATGAACATATAGATGAAAGCGAGGTTTATCAAATTCGCAAAAAAAAATTAGCCGATTTACGCAATGGTGGTTTTAATTTTCCCAATCAATTTCACCGTGAGCATTTAGCTGACGAGTTAATGAAAAAATACAGCGACCTTGAAAAAGAACCGTTAGCGCAACAGCAGGTTAAAGCTGCCGTTGCAGGGCGTATTGTCTTGAGACGCATTATGGGTAAGGCCAGTTTCTTTCACATTCAAGATGTATCGGGACGGATGCAAATCTACATCAGAGCAAATGACCTTCCTGAATTGTACGAACAGTTCAAACACTGGGATTTAGGGGATATAGTTGGGGTTAAAGGAGAACTCTTTAAAACCAACACCGGCGAGCTCACCATCAATGCGGAACAAATTGAGTTATTGACCAAATCGTTAAGACCATTACCTGATAAATTTCACGGTTTGGCTGATCAAGAGATGAAATATCGCAAACGTTATGTTGACTTGATTGCCAATGAAGACAGTCGAAAAACCTTTTTGATCCGCTCACGCCTTATTCAGGCAGTTCGACAATTTATGGACAGGAATTATTATTTGGAAGTTGAAACACCAATGATGCACCCCATCCCTGGCGGCGCTGTGGCTCGTCCTTTTGTGACGCACCATAATACCCTGGATATGACAATGTATTTGCGTATTGCCCCAGAGCTGTATCTAAAGCGACTAGTTGTAGGTGGCTTTGAGCGAGTGTATGAAATTAACCGTAATTTCCGCAATGAAGGAATTTCTACGCGTCATAATCCAGAATTTACGATGATTGAGTTTTATCAGGCTTATGCTGATTATGAAGATCTAATGACCTTAACTGAGCAATTATTGCAGTATTTATGCGATACGGTTTTAGGTAACAGGCAAGTAGAATATCAGGGCCAGGCTATTGACTTTGACCAGCCCTTCGCACGCATGAGTGTTAAGGAGGCGATATTAAAACATCATCCTAAAATTAATGCGCAGCAGTTAGAATCCATAGACGGGTGCAGAACATTGCTTAATGATTTAAATTTATCTTACAAAGAAAGCGATGGATTAGGTAAATTACAGATGATAGCGTTTGAAGAAACAGTAGAACATCAGTTATTTCAACCCACATTTATTACTGCCTACCCAACCGAAATATCTCCATTAGCAAGACGAAGTAATCTCGATCCTGAGGTAACAGACAGGTTTGAGTTTTTTATTGCAGGCCGTGAAATTGCTAATGGTTTTTCTGAATTGAATGATGCTGAAGATCAGGCGGAGCGTTTTCATAAACAAGTTGCAGAAAAAGATGCTGGCGATCTGGAAGCGATGCATTTTGATAGCGATTACATTGAAGCTTTGGAATATGGTATGCCCCCCACAGCAGGAGAAGGAATAGGAGTGGACCGTTTGGTAATGTTATTCACTGATTCACAGTCTATTCGTGATGTTATTTTATTCCCGCATTTACGCCAATAA
- the prfB gene encoding peptide chain release factor 2 (programmed frameshift) produces the protein MLEVNHINLSLIDLGKRIESLRGYLDFEAKSERLEEVIRELESSTIWNNPEQAQALGRERTQLESVVISLVKLSQSLVDLTELFDLAREEQDEQTITDIGEELESIEVQVAGLEFRRMFSGKMDNSNAYLDIQAGSGGTEAQDWAEMILRMFLRWGEQHGFNTELIECSPGEVAGIKSATIHFTGEYAFGWLRTETGVHRLVRKSPFDSGNRRHTSFAAVFVSPEVDDDIEIEINPADLRIDTYRASGAGGQHVNRTDSAVRITHAPSGIVVQCQNDRSQHKNKDQAMKQLRAKLYEMEMQKKNAEQQALEATKSDIGWGSQIRSYVLDQSRVKDLRTGVETSNTQAVLDGALDQFIEASLKAGVGAT, from the exons ATGTTAGAAGTGAATCATATTAACCTGAGCTTAATTGATTTGGGTAAGCGTATCGAGTCGCTTAGGGGGTACCTT GACTTCGAAGCGAAAAGTGAACGACTCGAAGAAGTAATCCGTGAATTAGAATCATCAACTATATGGAATAATCCCGAACAGGCCCAAGCATTGGGTCGTGAAAGAACTCAATTAGAATCAGTAGTTATTTCTTTAGTCAAACTGAGTCAGTCCTTAGTTGATTTAACAGAGCTGTTTGATCTTGCTCGAGAAGAACAGGATGAGCAGACAATTACTGATATTGGGGAAGAACTGGAATCGATAGAAGTACAGGTCGCAGGTTTAGAATTTAGACGCATGTTTTCTGGTAAAATGGATAACTCAAATGCCTATCTGGATATTCAAGCCGGTTCTGGTGGAACCGAGGCACAAGATTGGGCTGAAATGATATTGCGAATGTTTTTGCGGTGGGGCGAACAGCATGGTTTCAATACAGAATTAATTGAATGTTCCCCGGGTGAAGTCGCCGGGATTAAAAGTGCAACTATTCATTTTACTGGTGAATATGCCTTTGGCTGGCTGCGAACTGAAACAGGAGTTCACCGTCTTGTTCGTAAATCTCCTTTTGATTCAGGCAACAGGCGCCATACTTCTTTTGCGGCTGTTTTTGTTTCTCCCGAGGTAGATGATGATATTGAAATAGAAATTAATCCAGCTGATTTACGAATAGATACTTACAGGGCATCTGGCGCGGGTGGTCAGCACGTAAATAGAACTGACTCAGCCGTACGGATAACGCATGCACCCAGTGGTATAGTAGTACAATGTCAGAATGATCGAAGTCAACATAAGAATAAAGATCAGGCCATGAAGCAGTTGCGTGCCAAGCTATATGAAATGGAAATGCAAAAGAAGAATGCAGAGCAGCAGGCCTTGGAAGCGACTAAGTCTGATATAGGGTGGGGGTCACAAATTCGATCTTATGTATTGGATCAATCACGGGTTAAAGATTTGCGCACAGGTGTAGAAACCAGCAATACCCAAGCGGTATTAGACGGTGCATTAGATCAATTTATTGAAGCCAGTTTAAAGGCAGGAGTGGGTGCAACATGA
- a CDS encoding transposase — MSKKRAYYTAAKKAKITLAAIEGKLTQAQITSEYGVHATQVKTWKQSAIKAINDLFSGANEKEAKSQEQLVEALYQEIGRLQAQLSWLKKKHEL, encoded by the coding sequence ATGTCTAAAAAGCGAGCTTATTATACGGCGGCCAAGAAGGCAAAAATAACGCTAGCTGCGATTGAGGGGAAACTCACACAAGCGCAAATTACCAGTGAATACGGTGTTCACGCAACGCAGGTAAAAACTTGGAAGCAATCGGCCATCAAAGCCATTAACGATTTATTCTCTGGGGCTAATGAAAAAGAAGCCAAGTCCCAAGAGCAGCTTGTTGAGGCATTATATCAAGAAATTGGTCGACTTCAAGCGCAGCTATCTTGGCTAAAAAAAAAGCATGAACTTTAG
- a CDS encoding RNA polymerase sigma factor FliA, with protein MDALAAYSKVNQQTQETLVNGHALLVKRIAHHLLGRLPQSVQLDDLIQAGMLGLLEAARHYDSSKGASFETYAGIRIRGHMLDEVRRNDWVPRSVYRNSRMISEAVKQVEHKLGRGAKDFEVAEELGLPINEYHEMLQDSASSHLYGFDDLGVTDDVLYTEGSGASNEPHISVQHTDLMSHLTEVIEGLPHKERLVLSLYYEQDLNLKEIGEILEVSESRISQILSQATHRIKSRLPE; from the coding sequence GTGGATGCTTTAGCTGCATACAGCAAAGTAAATCAACAAACCCAGGAAACACTAGTAAATGGTCATGCTCTATTGGTGAAACGTATAGCCCATCATTTATTAGGGCGTTTACCCCAAAGTGTTCAACTTGACGATTTAATTCAAGCTGGAATGCTTGGTTTACTTGAGGCTGCAAGACATTATGACTCGTCTAAAGGGGCCTCATTTGAGACTTATGCTGGAATTCGTATTCGAGGACATATGCTTGATGAAGTTAGACGTAATGATTGGGTTCCTCGTTCTGTTTATCGTAACTCCAGAATGATTTCTGAGGCTGTAAAACAGGTTGAACATAAATTGGGCCGTGGGGCTAAAGATTTTGAAGTGGCGGAGGAGTTGGGTCTTCCAATTAATGAATACCATGAAATGCTGCAAGACTCTGCCAGCAGTCATTTATATGGTTTTGATGACTTGGGTGTAACAGACGATGTTTTATATACTGAAGGGAGTGGGGCATCAAATGAGCCTCATATCAGCGTTCAACATACTGATTTAATGAGTCATCTTACTGAGGTTATTGAGGGATTGCCTCATAAAGAGCGGTTAGTATTGTCCTTGTATTACGAACAAGATCTTAATTTAAAGGAAATTGGAGAAATTTTGGAGGTGAGTGAGTCTCGTATATCTCAAATTCTTAGCCAGGCAACTCACCGTATAAAATCACGCTTACCGGAATAA
- the flhF gene encoding flagellar biosynthesis protein FlhF gives MKLKRFVAADTRSAMQQIKATFGPDAVILSSHRVEGGVEVVAAIDFDESILSTQAAVASAEPPTLTEKYSHQTPIDDVRQEIQTLRGMLEAQLRGNVGGNEPLHTVLLQKLLYLGVSHTTAATWARIVSPDLNQQRAWQAVLAHVSELLPIRDTRRIEEGGIYAFVGPTGVGKTTTLAKIAARFSLRFGADKLGLVTMDTYRIAAQEQLVLYGKILGVKVCVAQDEVSLARVLRQLSDKKLILIDTAGMNPADERVAKQMHVLSTYLQSIAKVLVLPATSHYQVLIDAIRRYQSNHIDQCIVTKLDESLAAGGVLSAVIESGLGVSYLTHGQRVPEDIKMATRHQLVELFAQQELQLFQADRDIQKEQVSVGSEYYV, from the coding sequence ATGAAATTGAAACGTTTTGTCGCTGCAGATACCCGCAGTGCCATGCAACAAATTAAGGCAACTTTTGGTCCTGATGCCGTAATTTTATCCAGTCATCGTGTAGAGGGTGGCGTAGAGGTTGTTGCTGCCATTGATTTTGATGAGTCGATTTTGTCAACCCAAGCTGCAGTTGCTTCTGCGGAACCGCCTACCCTGACTGAGAAGTATTCCCACCAAACACCAATAGATGATGTGCGTCAAGAAATTCAAACGTTAAGAGGAATGCTTGAAGCTCAATTAAGAGGTAATGTGGGCGGTAATGAACCCTTACATACGGTGTTGTTACAAAAGCTCCTGTATCTTGGAGTCAGTCATACTACTGCTGCGACCTGGGCACGTATTGTCAGTCCTGATTTAAATCAGCAACGAGCCTGGCAAGCCGTCTTAGCCCATGTTTCAGAATTGTTGCCTATTCGTGATACACGAAGGATAGAGGAGGGTGGCATTTATGCATTTGTTGGGCCAACAGGTGTTGGAAAAACGACAACGCTTGCCAAAATAGCAGCACGTTTTTCTTTAAGATTTGGCGCTGACAAATTAGGTTTAGTGACCATGGATACCTATCGTATCGCAGCTCAAGAACAATTGGTTCTTTACGGAAAAATTTTGGGGGTAAAAGTATGTGTTGCTCAGGATGAGGTTTCTTTAGCACGGGTACTGCGCCAATTAAGTGATAAAAAATTAATTTTGATCGATACCGCAGGGATGAATCCGGCTGATGAGCGAGTAGCCAAGCAAATGCATGTTTTGAGTACGTATCTTCAATCTATTGCCAAGGTTTTGGTATTACCTGCAACTAGCCATTATCAGGTGCTCATCGATGCAATACGACGATATCAGTCAAATCACATTGATCAATGCATAGTAACAAAACTAGATGAATCCCTGGCGGCGGGTGGTGTTTTGAGTGCGGTAATAGAATCTGGCTTAGGGGTGAGTTATTTGACGCATGGTCAACGAGTTCCAGAAGACATTAAAATGGCTACGCGTCATCAGCTTGTTGAGCTGTTCGCTCAACAAGAACTTCAATTGTTCCAGGCAGATAGAGATATCCAGAAAGAACAAGTGAGTGTTGGGAGTGAATATTATGTCTAA
- a CDS encoding flagellar motor protein MotB, with product MTKRKRKNKSEEHVDNHRWVVSYADFITLLFAFFVVMYAISSVNVSKYRSLSEGMKSAFDKKDQNKAMVSTDNKVNGPGVKKTSGTYRDGLDELNESLSGLQNGNFKINRQDGWIEMDMKAASLFDSGTADLTSEALIKLMQLAAKIKDVPFPIVIEGYTDDMPIGTPQFPSNWELSANRAASVARVLNSYGISTDRILVTGYGEQYPIADNLTEEGRGLNRRVNIVIAKDRKVDRLINPKINQKHHIILNTTPSTVPSIKLNKQSSNKVESQKHSTDKKEKQ from the coding sequence ATGACAAAAAGAAAAAGAAAAAATAAATCAGAAGAGCATGTAGATAATCATAGATGGGTTGTTTCCTATGCGGATTTCATTACCTTGTTATTTGCTTTTTTTGTGGTGATGTATGCCATCTCTTCAGTAAATGTGTCAAAGTACAGATCTCTTTCTGAAGGAATGAAATCGGCTTTTGATAAAAAAGATCAAAATAAAGCCATGGTATCAACTGATAATAAAGTTAATGGTCCGGGAGTAAAAAAAACCAGCGGGACTTATAGAGATGGTCTTGATGAATTAAATGAATCTTTATCAGGATTGCAAAATGGAAATTTTAAAATTAATCGACAGGATGGTTGGATCGAGATGGATATGAAGGCCGCTTCTCTGTTTGATTCAGGAACTGCTGATTTAACCTCAGAGGCTTTAATAAAATTAATGCAATTAGCAGCAAAAATTAAAGACGTTCCTTTTCCCATTGTAATTGAGGGATATACTGATGACATGCCAATAGGAACCCCCCAATTTCCCTCTAACTGGGAGCTTTCGGCAAACAGAGCGGCATCAGTAGCGCGTGTTTTAAACAGCTATGGGATTAGTACTGATCGTATTCTAGTCACCGGATATGGCGAACAATACCCCATTGCCGATAATCTTACCGAAGAGGGAAGAGGGTTAAATCGAAGAGTAAATATTGTAATTGCAAAAGATAGAAAGGTAGATAGATTGATCAATCCAAAAATAAATCAGAAACATCATATTATTTTAAACACAACGCCTTCTACAGTACCCTCGATTAAATTAAACAAACAGAGTTCGAATAAAGTAGAGTCACAAAAACACAGTACGGATAAAAAGGAAAAACAATGA
- a CDS encoding MinD/ParA family protein — MSKIIKSIKDQASGLRNLSRTKPVKVIAVTAGKGGVGKSNVSVNLAVALAQLNKSVMLLDADLGLANVDIMLGLHTKYNLSHVIQGICHLSDIILQGPNGIRVIPAASGTEFMTQLTQAEHAGIIDAFNELTDDLDYMIIDTAAGISDTVLSFARSSQELIVVVCDEPTSLTDAYALIKVMSKRYEWIHFHVLANMVRSLKDGRDLFNKLFRVSEQFLDVHLNYLGAIPFDENVHKAVKKQKPVLVAYPDSPATASLRELAEAVNNWPFKPLLGGNTSFFLERLVSGEF, encoded by the coding sequence ATGTCTAAAATTATCAAAAGCATTAAAGATCAGGCTTCTGGTCTTAGAAATTTGTCACGAACTAAACCTGTTAAAGTGATAGCAGTTACCGCAGGTAAAGGTGGCGTTGGCAAAAGCAATGTTTCAGTTAATTTGGCTGTTGCTCTGGCCCAGCTTAACAAGAGTGTGATGTTACTTGATGCAGATTTGGGGTTGGCCAATGTTGATATCATGTTGGGATTGCATACAAAATATAATTTATCTCATGTCATTCAGGGAATATGTCATTTAAGCGATATTATTTTGCAGGGACCCAATGGAATAAGAGTAATACCGGCTGCTTCTGGAACGGAATTTATGACCCAACTTACTCAGGCTGAGCATGCCGGAATAATCGATGCATTTAATGAATTAACCGATGATTTGGACTATATGATTATCGATACTGCTGCGGGAATTTCGGACACAGTATTAAGTTTCGCTCGTTCCTCACAAGAGTTAATCGTTGTTGTATGTGATGAACCGACTTCATTAACCGATGCTTATGCTTTAATCAAGGTGATGAGTAAACGATATGAATGGATTCATTTCCATGTTTTAGCCAATATGGTTAGAAGTTTAAAAGATGGACGCGATTTATTTAATAAATTATTCAGAGTTTCAGAACAATTCCTTGATGTTCATCTAAACTACTTAGGAGCAATACCGTTTGATGAGAACGTTCATAAAGCGGTAAAAAAGCAAAAACCTGTTCTGGTTGCATACCCGGACTCCCCTGCTACGGCTTCATTAAGGGAGTTAGCAGAGGCAGTAAATAACTGGCCGTTTAAACCATTATTAGGGGGCAACACCAGTTTCTTTCTGGAGCGATTAGTTTCAGGTGAATTTTAG
- a CDS encoding IS3 family transposase, whose protein sequence is MNFSLDEKRVMIDPLAELTIREQCLLLDLPVSSYYYSAKPISVEDEALMALLDEHYLQYPCEGKIKRARWLSKEVGYPVGKRRVKKLMEMMGLSTVYPKPNTSVPNKEHEVFPYLLKEVDITKPNQVWAADITYIRMKGKHVYLVAIMDWYSRYVIGWAISPTMEAEFCIEALRNALLHSRCEIFNTDQGSQFTSKDWINTLKSHHISISMDGRGRYLDNIFIERLWRSVKQEKIYRYDFDTIEEVELALTEYFEYYNNRRLHQSFNYLTPAEVYYGRKRP, encoded by the coding sequence ATGAACTTTAGTCTGGATGAAAAGCGCGTCATGATTGATCCTCTTGCCGAGCTCACCATTCGTGAACAATGCTTGCTATTAGACTTGCCTGTTTCAAGTTATTATTATAGTGCCAAGCCCATTTCTGTCGAAGATGAAGCGCTTATGGCGCTACTTGATGAGCACTATCTGCAGTATCCATGTGAAGGTAAAATTAAGCGGGCAAGATGGCTGTCAAAAGAAGTAGGCTATCCTGTTGGTAAACGTCGAGTAAAAAAGTTGATGGAAATGATGGGGTTATCGACTGTTTACCCAAAGCCAAATACAAGCGTTCCCAATAAGGAGCATGAGGTGTTCCCTTATTTATTAAAAGAGGTGGATATCACCAAACCAAATCAGGTTTGGGCCGCAGATATCACCTACATCCGCATGAAAGGAAAGCATGTGTATTTAGTAGCTATTATGGACTGGTATAGTCGTTATGTGATTGGATGGGCTATTTCACCTACTATGGAGGCTGAATTTTGTATTGAGGCGCTTAGAAACGCTTTGCTGCATTCGCGTTGTGAGATCTTTAACACGGATCAGGGTTCTCAATTTACCTCAAAAGATTGGATAAATACGCTAAAATCTCACCACATTTCTATCAGCATGGATGGGCGAGGACGTTATTTAGATAATATATTTATCGAGCGATTGTGGCGTAGTGTTAAGCAAGAAAAAATCTACCGGTATGATTTTGATACAATTGAAGAGGTTGAGCTGGCCTTAACGGAGTATTTTGAGTATTATAATAACCGAAGGCTTCACCAGTCCTTTAATTATTTAACGCCCGCAGAGGTGTATTATGGCCGGAAAAGACCATAA
- a CDS encoding flagellar motor protein encodes MDALTLIGLLIGFLAIIVGQMIEGGDIHSLFNEAALLIVLGGTLGAVLLQTPMPTFKRAFRILPWIFRPPHIGFEEYRNLLLDWAKKARQLGLLSLEEYLEVEKNPLINKGLELLVIGVDKETLRNVLEAQIEHDEVQDLRAANVFESMGGYSPTIGILGAVVGLIQVMSNLADPGSLGLGIAVAFVATIYGVGMANLIFLPVANKLKSCISRQVHFDEMVVEGLVAIACGESPNMLQLKLNNFGQHKKHDKKKKKK; translated from the coding sequence ATGGATGCATTAACGCTAATTGGTTTATTAATAGGTTTTCTTGCAATTATTGTAGGACAAATGATTGAGGGAGGGGATATCCATTCTCTATTCAATGAAGCTGCCTTATTGATTGTTTTGGGGGGAACACTAGGTGCTGTATTGCTGCAAACTCCAATGCCAACCTTTAAGAGAGCATTTAGAATATTGCCCTGGATATTTCGACCTCCCCATATTGGTTTTGAAGAGTACAGAAACTTACTCCTTGACTGGGCGAAAAAAGCACGACAGCTTGGTCTACTTTCTTTGGAGGAGTACCTGGAAGTTGAAAAAAACCCATTAATCAATAAGGGCCTTGAATTACTGGTTATTGGTGTTGATAAAGAAACATTAAGAAATGTCTTAGAAGCTCAGATAGAACATGATGAGGTGCAGGATTTACGAGCAGCGAATGTATTTGAAAGTATGGGCGGCTATAGTCCCACCATAGGAATACTGGGGGCTGTTGTGGGATTGATTCAGGTAATGAGTAATTTAGCTGATCCTGGAAGCCTGGGATTGGGTATAGCAGTAGCATTTGTGGCTACTATCTATGGTGTAGGAATGGCTAATCTTATATTTTTACCTGTAGCGAATAAATTAAAAAGTTGTATTTCTCGCCAAGTACATTTTGATGAAATGGTTGTAGAGGGATTAGTTGCCATAGCCTGTGGTGAAAGTCCTAATATGTTACAACTGAAATTAAATAATTTTGGCCAGCATAAAAAACATGACAAAAAGAAAAAGAAAAAATAA